A region from the Meiothermus sp. Pnk-1 genome encodes:
- a CDS encoding XRE family transcriptional regulator, with protein MSKATHEPNPVSLELARALKEAGLSQAELARRLGVKQPSIARLFSPNYDGHSVRSLRGIANALGCRLEIRLIKPEEG; from the coding sequence ATGAGTAAGGCCACTCATGAGCCCAATCCGGTAAGCCTGGAGCTAGCGCGGGCCCTCAAAGAGGCGGGGCTCAGCCAGGCCGAGCTAGCCCGGCGGTTGGGGGTGAAGCAACCCTCGATCGCCCGGCTCTTCTCGCCCAACTATGACGGGCACAGCGTGCGCAGCCTCCGCGGAATCGCAAACGCGCTCGGCTGTAGGCTGGAGATACGCCTGATCAAGCCTGAGGAGGGTTAG